The genomic region AGAGCAGCGTTGACAGCTCGGCGGAGTATTGCCGATAGAGCAAGAGGTTGAAGGCGGTGAAGCCGCTGAGCAGCAGGATCACGCAGCCGAAGAAGCTGGCGGCAAAGCACGCTGGCAGAGTCGATCGCGCAGGCAGCCGATCGCGAAGATGCATCCACAGCGCGGCACCGAAGACGAACCACAGCGTGACACCCACGGTGTTGAGCAGCTGGGTCACGACCAGCTGAACATGGTGGTTGGTCGCCCATGCCGCCACATCGATGCCCGGAGTCTGGGTTTGCGGGTAGGACCAGATCGGATACACCGGCAAGGTCAGCGCCGGCAGCGCAAATCCGATCACGCCGCTCCATCGGATCACGCGTGCTGCGCTCCACCGTGTATCGCCGGCGCTCGTCACGGTGTTGTCGTTCACGGGGCGGCTCCTCATTCGGCAATCTGACCAATGGACAGTTTGTGAACTGCCCGTCAGCATGCCCGATCTGAGGAAACTTATCAATGGTCAGATTGCTCGGTAGGGTGCGCATATGGCGTCAACTGCGCAGTCGCGGCCGTATCACCACGGGCAGCTTGAACGGGCGGCGATCGATGGTGCGATCGAGGAGGTGGAGAGTGTCGGGGTTGCTGCGGTGAGCATGCGCCGCATCGCTCGTCGTGCTGGCGTGTCCCATTCAGCACTGGCCTATCAGTTCGGCGACAAGGCTGGCATCTTCACCGCGGTAGCCACCGAGGGGTTCGCCCTGCAGGCAGAGGTGATCGGTGCGGCCGCGACGGGCCCTGGCGGATTCCTGTCGGGCGGCCAGGCCTATGTGACATTCGCGCTCACCCACCGGGGCTACTTCGAGGTGATGTTCCGCCCTTACCTGTATCGCGGTGACGATCCGAAGTTGTTGGTGGCCAAGAACGCGGCGTTCGATGTCCTCTTTGGTTCGGCCCGATCCGGTTTGTCAGCTCACCGTTCGGAACCGGTCACCGATGAAGCTGTCCGTGCACTCGCCCTGGCGGGGTGGTCGCTGTCTCACGGGTTGGCCACGCTGGCGTTGACGGCCAACATCGCCGAGCAGATCGAGACGGACCCCTCGTTTCTGGCTTCGCAGATGATGCAGGGAGTTATCGCCTTGGCGGAATTGGCCAAACAGGTATCGACTGATCGGTCGTAACAACCGAGGACCGCAGCGCATGCGCGGTGAAGCTGATCTGGTCGATGAGCAGCGCGGCGTCATAGCCAGGGTGGTCATGGCCGGTGGCCCGTAGGTGTGCAGCCAGTAGCGCAGCGATGGAGTCGCTGCGCAGGAATTCATCAACGATGGTGAGCACTGCTGCGATGCTGTTCAGCTCACCGTCGCTGACCGCGGCGGGGTCCTTGACCGGCCCGTCGGGATCCTCAGTCACCGGGCGACTGGGTCTGATCGCTGCTCTTGGCGCGGGTGTGCGCCAGGCGGAAGGAGTCGGTACCGGTTTCGATGATGTTGCCGCCGAACGTGAGTCGGTCGACGATGGCTGCGCAGAGCCGTGGGTCGGTGAACGTTTTAGTCCACCCGGAGAAACTCTCGTTGGAGGCGATCGCCACCGAGGCCTTCTCTTCGCGTTCGGTGAGCACCTGGAACAGCAGCTCGGCGCCGCGGCGGTCGAGTTCCATGTAGCCCAGCTCGTCGACGCAGAGCAGATCAACGCGGCCGTAGCGGGCGATCGTCTTGGACAACTGTTTGTCGTCGGAGGCTTCGACGAGTTCATTGACCAGTTTGGTGGCCAGCGTGTACTTGACCCGGTAGCCGGCCATCGCCGCCTCGGTGCCCAACGCGATCAGCAGATGGCTCTTGCCGGTGCCCGAGTCGCCGATCAGACATAGCGGCAACCCTTTCTTGACCCATTCGCACTTGGCCAAGGTGTGCACGGTGGCGGCATCGACGTGCGGGTTGGCGCCGAAGTCCCAGGCCCGCAACGACTTATCACGGGGAAATCCAGCGCCTTTGATTCGTCGCGCAGCGCGGCGCCGGGCGCGGTCGTCGCATTCGGCCATCAAGAGCTCGGCCAGGAATCCGCGGTAGGACATCTGCTCGGCGACGGCCTCATCGGCCAGTTCGGTGAAGTTGGTGCGGATCGTGGGCAGGCGCAGCATCCGGCAGGCCTGTTCGACCGCGGCGTCAGCAGCTTGTTCGGTCAGTCCGCGCCGGTGCGGCAGGCTCGTACTCACAGAAGTGGTGGTGCTCATGGTGTGGCGGTGTCCTTCCTGGGGTTGCGCAGCAGAGTGTCGTAGGCCGCGACCGAGGGCAACGGCCGGGAATCGGTGGGCAGTGACGACAGCCGCCGCGCGGTCAACGACGCCACCGCCTCGGTGTCATCAGCGGTCGCCGGGTGTTCGTCGGAGTGTTCAGAGGTGTTGTCCTCAGCGGCCTTTCGCGCCTCCAGGACCACGGCATCAGCGGTCAGTGCCCCGGCGGCCAGAGCGCGCACCAACCCGATCACCACCAGCTCGTGGGGCAGGTGGCGGTGCGCCAGCAGCACGCCGATCAGTTCGCGAGTGCCGGCGGCGTCGCCGTGGGTCTTGCGTGCCGCGGCCCACCAGGCGTCGTGCACCGGGGTGAACCGTCCGGCGGCGCGGGCCTGCTCCAACGCCGTCGATCCCGGCAGAGCGCCGGGTTTGCGCAGCAGGATCTCCAGGTAGTGATCCAACTCCAGCCGGGTTTCGGCCTTACCTGGTAGGCGTTCATGGGTGGCGACCAGCTGGCGGTCGCAGTACACCTCCAGATGCGAGGCGTGCAGCTGCACCCGTACTTGGCGGCCGGCGAAGCGGACCGGCACCGAGTACCGGTTGGTGCGCACCGTGATCTGGCTGTGGCGATCCACCCGCAGGTTGAACCAGCGACCGGTCTCGAATGCAGCTTCCGGCAGCGGCACCAGCAGCGGGGCTTCGACGGTGAACAGTTCGCCGACGGTGCGGACCCGGGCACCGATCCGGCGGTCGAGGTCGTCGGCGTCCCATTTGTCGATCATGGCGTTGAGTTCGGCGATCGATTCGACCTGCGGGACCGGCACGAAGTGGTTGCGGCGAAACCAGCCGATCTGGCCTTCCACTCCGCCCTTCTCGTGAGCGCCCTCGATGCCGGGCTGACAGTAAAAAGCTTCTGCGGAGTAGTGCGAGCGAAACGCCACCCAGCGGTCGTTTTCAACCCGGTGCCGCGATAACCCCAGCACCGCCGAGACCGCCGATTTCAGGTTGTCGTACCGGATCCGGCCGAACGGCACCCCACCAAGCACCTCGAAGGCGTGCACGTGGCCCTCCAAGAAGGCTTCCTGCCCAGCAGACAGGAACGCCCGGTGCACGGCGCGGCCGGAGAATGACAGCCGCAGCGAGAACAACGTGCACGTGACCGGCTGCCCGCGCAGCTCGATCACCACATCGCCGAAGTCGACCTCCGCCTCATCGCCGGGACGGTGCGACTGCGGCACGAACACCTCAACCAGCGCCCGGCCGGACTCGGCCAGAATCTCCCCGCGGCGCACCGACACATACGCGCGCACCCGCGAGTACGACACGTCAGCCTGATGCTCCTCACGGAGGCGATCGAAGATCCGCTTGGCCGTGTGCCGCTGTTTGCGCGGCGCAGTCAGATCCGCGCGCAGCCAGCCGTCGATGACTTCGCGGTACTCATCGATCTTGCTGCCCCGCTCGGGGTAGTGCTTGCGCTCCGAGGGCCAGGCCGATCCCAGGGCTTTGTGCACCGTCGTCCACGACACCCGGTACTCACGCTGAATTGCCCGCGCTGACTTACCAGCGCGGGCATCTCGGCGGATCGCCGCATACAACTCCACCTTCGACCCCGAAGGCCGCACCCCGACATCACATCAATGCCACATGGACAGCCGGTGACTCCCGAATTCACAGTCAACGACTTCGCCGCAACATCATCGACTCCGAAATCCGTGATCAAACGACTCCCGAATCAGCGGTCAAAGTCACATGCTCCGGCTCGGCGCACGGAGACTTGCAGCTGCAGCGTTTTGACTGCCCAGCCGAAGTGGAAAGCGCGCCGAACCCTTATCCGTTCGCTACGGATACCGATGTCTGGCGCCATGTACGATCACGCGCTGCCGGTGGCTCGGCGCTGCACAGGAAGGCGCTGGCGATCCTGAGAACCATGAATCCTGAAGAGGCGCAGCGGATTGCGCGGATCGACGTCTAACGCGAGCGCCTAGCGGTCAAGCCGTGCTCTCGTGGTGACACGCCGAAGTGTGCCTCGCGCGCTGCTGACCCGTCGTGTTGGCGGTGCTCAATAGCGTTCTGGCGGGCTTGGACGCACGTTAGAATCAAGACAGTCTTGAAACTATGGGGGTTGCCGAAGTGAGCACCGACGATCAGCGAGTGGTCGATTCAGGCCGCGCCAACCGCCTCGGCCCGACAGCTAGCGGCGCCGCGGATCACACCGGCGATGTGGTGCGCTTCCACGGGAAAGATGCTGTCGCGGTGAAGAAGTCGGCCGGAGCCGTCCGAGCTGAGGCGACGCGCGCTGTTGCTGAGATCGAGCGGCAGCAGAGCGAAATGAAGGCGGAACTGGATCGCAGACGCGCCGAGCTGGAAGCCGACTTTCAGGCCAAGCGGGCCGAGTTGGCAGCCAAGATGGGTCCGCTGCGTCAACAGTTGGAGCAGATGCAGGAGGTCATGTGGACCGTCGATCTGTACCTCGGCAGGGACGAGTCCCTGAGATTGCTTCGCGACGGAACCCCCGCGGCTGCTGACACCCCCATCACGATCCGCCAAAAGGTCCTGGTGATGGCCGAGGAATCCCTCGTGCTCATGGACCGGAAGACCACAGGCATGGATGCCGACGACATCCCAGAGTTCGTGAACTGGCTGCTGGACGACCCCGCCCACCTCGACCGTGTTCTGCCCGAGCAGCGCGGCGTGGTGGTCCTGATCCCAACCCGCGTTGAGTCCCGCACCGGAAACCCGTTGGGGGACACGGCGAAGAACGCCGCCAACCAGTCTTCGTGGTGGTTGCTGCGCAACGGCGAGCGCATCTACCTGCTCACCGTGGACCCCGAGCTGCGGGTAACTCAGCGGGTGCTGCCGCGCCGCGACGAGTTCACCGAGGTCTTCGGCAAGCGCCTGTTTGGATTCGGACGAGCCCACGGCGAACCCATTATCCCCGGCTCACAGGAGTGGCTGGAGATGGAAAAGAAAGCTGACGCACGCCGGCGCCACTACATGCGGATACTGCTCGTTCTCCAGGGCATCATCGACCGCACGCCCGTCTGGCATCCCCTGCCGGCTACGGGCGTGAACTTGCTGTCCTTAAGCGACCAGGACAACGGCAAGATCGTGCTGCTCCAAGATGACGAGGACTCGATCCAGTTGACCGACGGCCGCGAGTCGTTCCGTACTTGGCAGCGTCGCCTGAACGGCCTTCTGCGTCCGGGGCTGCGGATTATCGGCAATTGGCGGGCGCACGGTTTCGCCGATCTTCACGATCCTGGCGACCGGTGGACCCGCGCTCACCACCCCCGCCTATCCCCGCCGAACGCCAGCTACCCCCCGTCCGATGTCCCGCACCTCATCGAGGACCGCCGCGATGGCGGCTTCGTCATCCGCTACGCACGCACCGATGAAGTTTGGAAGCGAAACGTCCCAGTCCCCGACAAACCGGGCTACGTCTACCGCGGCGAGCATCCGGTCGCACCGGCGCGTCGCGCGAGCTGCGTCGTCATGCCTGACGACGGCTGGGTGCTGCCCTACGACCTTGTCACGGTCGATGATCTGACCTACTACCTCAACAGCCGCGACAATCGCTCCCAGCACTTCCTGTCCATGGTCCCGGTCATCAAGGCGGCCCTCGCCGCCAAACAGGCTGAGGCTGAGGCTGAGGCGCCGTTCCGGGACCTCATCGGACGCGTGTTGATCACCGAGGGTGCCGACAGCGACGATGTGAAGTCTTTGACCGACGAACTCGTGCAGTGGTGGAAGATCGCCAACACATGGTCTCGTCCCCTCATTGGGGAACCCGAGCACGAGGCAAAGGCCGTCCGCGACATCACCCGCGAGTACCAGGCGCGCGTCCGGCGGGACTCAGATGGCACCACCGACGCGATGATCACCGCGGGCCGCCGGATGTCTGGTGTTATCGCTGTGGCCCGCAACAGGCAGGGCAAGTGGCATGCCTATGCCCCTTCCTCTCCCGCGCACGACCAGGGAGTGTTCCTCGACATAGCCGCCATCCGCAGTGACGGCACCCTTGGCACACCGAGAACGTGGCAGACGGTTGCGCAGCGGACTGCCAGCCTGCTTCAGGTCGCCTGGTCGACGGCGACGTGGAACGAGTGGAAGTTCACCGCCAACCCTCGCTGGTACTTGACGGCCCCCGAACGCGACGCTCTCATCGCCGAGACGCTGAATCGTGCTGACGGACTTCCGATATGTGTCACCGAGTTCTTCAATCCGGCAACTCCGAGCGGTCGGGTCCTGATCTCCTACTCCTGGGCGGCCGGCACCCCCGAATCTGCTCCGCTGCGTGACTCGAACAGCCCCCTGTCGTGGCATGCCGAGCGCGGAGCAACACGCCTCGTGACCGCCCAGGCCTGGCTGGTCACCAAAGACAAGGGGGGAGCACGCCTTGCAGGTCCTGCGCCGGACGATGGCTCCTACCCCAGCGAGTTCGCCCACTTTTCGGCCGGCGGCCGCTGGGGCAACACTCCTTGGTGGCCCGACGACGCCGCCAAGTATCCCGACGTGCGCCCGCGGCTGGTGTGGTCCGATATCGGCATGCTCGATCGGATCGCCGCGTACGCAGATCGCTGCGCAGCGGCGTACCGAGCGCGCCGCGAAGAGCGCCGCAGAGCCGACGATGAGATCTACCGGTACGTCAACGCCGTCGCGGCCGTCATCCGGGATGAGCAGGAGACCAGGGCTAAGGCTCGGTTTCTTGAGGACTACGGGCACGATGCCTCGGACCTGTGGCCTGCACACCTGAAATCCCTTGGCCTGCCCGAGAATCCGATCCACCCGCGAACACTGTGGGGTCTGATCGCCATTGCCATGGAACACGGCCACCCTGTGATCGGACAAACTCTGGAAAGCCTCGCCGACTACG from Mycolicibacterium sp. TY81 harbors:
- a CDS encoding TetR/AcrR family transcriptional regulator, coding for MASTAQSRPYHHGQLERAAIDGAIEEVESVGVAAVSMRRIARRAGVSHSALAYQFGDKAGIFTAVATEGFALQAEVIGAAATGPGGFLSGGQAYVTFALTHRGYFEVMFRPYLYRGDDPKLLVAKNAAFDVLFGSARSGLSAHRSEPVTDEAVRALALAGWSLSHGLATLALTANIAEQIETDPSFLASQMMQGVIALAELAKQVSTDRS
- the istB gene encoding IS21-like element helper ATPase IstB, with the protein product MSTTTSVSTSLPHRRGLTEQAADAAVEQACRMLRLPTIRTNFTELADEAVAEQMSYRGFLAELLMAECDDRARRRAARRIKGAGFPRDKSLRAWDFGANPHVDAATVHTLAKCEWVKKGLPLCLIGDSGTGKSHLLIALGTEAAMAGYRVKYTLATKLVNELVEASDDKQLSKTIARYGRVDLLCVDELGYMELDRRGAELLFQVLTEREEKASVAIASNESFSGWTKTFTDPRLCAAIVDRLTFGGNIIETGTDSFRLAHTRAKSSDQTQSPGD
- the istA gene encoding IS21 family transposase is translated as MRPSGSKVELYAAIRRDARAGKSARAIQREYRVSWTTVHKALGSAWPSERKHYPERGSKIDEYREVIDGWLRADLTAPRKQRHTAKRIFDRLREEHQADVSYSRVRAYVSVRRGEILAESGRALVEVFVPQSHRPGDEAEVDFGDVVIELRGQPVTCTLFSLRLSFSGRAVHRAFLSAGQEAFLEGHVHAFEVLGGVPFGRIRYDNLKSAVSAVLGLSRHRVENDRWVAFRSHYSAEAFYCQPGIEGAHEKGGVEGQIGWFRRNHFVPVPQVESIAELNAMIDKWDADDLDRRIGARVRTVGELFTVEAPLLVPLPEAAFETGRWFNLRVDRHSQITVRTNRYSVPVRFAGRQVRVQLHASHLEVYCDRQLVATHERLPGKAETRLELDHYLEILLRKPGALPGSTALEQARAAGRFTPVHDAWWAAARKTHGDAAGTRELIGVLLAHRHLPHELVVIGLVRALAAGALTADAVVLEARKAAEDNTSEHSDEHPATADDTEAVASLTARRLSSLPTDSRPLPSVAAYDTLLRNPRKDTATP
- a CDS encoding OmpH family outer membrane protein; this translates as MSTDDQRVVDSGRANRLGPTASGAADHTGDVVRFHGKDAVAVKKSAGAVRAEATRAVAEIERQQSEMKAELDRRRAELEADFQAKRAELAAKMGPLRQQLEQMQEVMWTVDLYLGRDESLRLLRDGTPAAADTPITIRQKVLVMAEESLVLMDRKTTGMDADDIPEFVNWLLDDPAHLDRVLPEQRGVVVLIPTRVESRTGNPLGDTAKNAANQSSWWLLRNGERIYLLTVDPELRVTQRVLPRRDEFTEVFGKRLFGFGRAHGEPIIPGSQEWLEMEKKADARRRHYMRILLVLQGIIDRTPVWHPLPATGVNLLSLSDQDNGKIVLLQDDEDSIQLTDGRESFRTWQRRLNGLLRPGLRIIGNWRAHGFADLHDPGDRWTRAHHPRLSPPNASYPPSDVPHLIEDRRDGGFVIRYARTDEVWKRNVPVPDKPGYVYRGEHPVAPARRASCVVMPDDGWVLPYDLVTVDDLTYYLNSRDNRSQHFLSMVPVIKAALAAKQAEAEAEAPFRDLIGRVLITEGADSDDVKSLTDELVQWWKIANTWSRPLIGEPEHEAKAVRDITREYQARVRRDSDGTTDAMITAGRRMSGVIAVARNRQGKWHAYAPSSPAHDQGVFLDIAAIRSDGTLGTPRTWQTVAQRTASLLQVAWSTATWNEWKFTANPRWYLTAPERDALIAETLNRADGLPICVTEFFNPATPSGRVLISYSWAAGTPESAPLRDSNSPLSWHAERGATRLVTAQAWLVTKDKGGARLAGPAPDDGSYPSEFAHFSAGGRWGNTPWWPDDAAKYPDVRPRLVWSDIGMLDRIAAYADRCAAAYRARREERRRADDEIYRYVNAVAAVIRDEQETRAKARFLEDYGHDASDLWPAHLKSLGLPENPIHPRTLWGLIAIAMEHGHPVIGQTLESLADYAWTEHQNRAPGEWHPERGRPVNLSGYGHIMIPMPEENE